ACATCAGTTCAAGGAACTACAAAACAAGCAATAGCTGtactttacaaaacaataaaggtTCAAAAATATACTTATTCTCTACAGCTAGCATATGAGTTAGCATCACTAGCTGAGAGATCTGTCTTAAACAAATGTGACAgggtgaaaataaaattttttggCATTTGTCCAAACTAGTAGCAACATTTTTAGCTGATTTAAATGGTTGAAATATGATCTATTCCATACGATCCCACTTTCATAAAATCATGCTAAACCTTAAATGAATCACGGTAGACCAAAGAACTTGTATTCACTCTAATATCATACAAGGACCCAACAGAGGTGTTACAGTCAGATTTATTCAACCAAGTATGTTTCATGTAAACAAGTGTGCACAAAAGGAAGACCTTGTCATGAAGGTCTCAACGCTAAACCAAACGTCTACCTGAGATTTAGTTCAATTCACCAATTCACGTGTAATTCACAGAACAATGCAGAGAAACAAATCTAGactatttcagttttctgtggCACATGTTGATGCTACAATACAACATGTTGGACAGCAGTTATCAGAGACAGATTTGGTAATCTTACAAGCTACGATGTCGGCCCTAAATGACTCTTCAAATAgaattttcttcactttttttcccgcactttcatattatttttacaaagctCTACTAAAACTCCTTTAAAGTCTGTAATATTGCTCTTGCTACattgaaaaaatagaaaagtttaatttgaacaTTGAGAAGGGGATTTAgttttaaaggggacctattatgcaaaattcacatattgcatgtttttatacttccatttgggtctcagtTAAATCTGAAAACAGCCCAAGCACTAAAAAAACACTCatctgttttttggcaataagttaatgtttttttgttgactgAAAAATTTGTTGTTTCCAAAGGCTCCTGAATCAACGGACACTgcgtggttacctagcaaccccagcagagcccagccccgttacctagcaacccaagtgaaACTCCTGGACAGCTGGTTTTACATCTGCATGTGCttgaaaagacaagtgttttgttctcGACTGACCATCCAGAAAAGATGTTTGTATAATGTTCAAAGACGGTTGTAGAATTATGTAtctgtttgtagccattttcacaCGCAAGTGTAAAGTTGAGCTTGGGACGGGctattttggatttaaagtgacaagaagccctaaaacagctcattctgaaagaagataaaaatagtccgaactgagcagactaaaatcttattatctaagaaggattttgtgcaaaaatgtagCTTAGCCCATGGACCTATCctacctgttcaaggaagcataataggtcacctttaataaAGAGTGTTGCCCTCTAGTGTTCATGGCTATGTTTCAATAGTCCTTAGGagttaagtatttgtttttcatttccatttcctCTGTAGCCATCACATATTCATTACGGACTGCAGAAGAAAGTACAAATCAAACAACAACACCATAGAGACATTAGGGAGGCTCGtaagctgaaaaagaaacaccTAGGGTTCTGTCGCTGAAGTGCTGGGTGTCACTGAATCGTCCCCTCCCTGAGCTCCTTCCTCTCTCGCAGGTGTTGCATCTATTTCTGCTGCCCGATCTGCCGAAGAAGATGTGTGCGTGTCGGAGGCGTCGAAGGACTCGCCCCCGAGGTCAGTCAGTTTGATGTAGCCCTTGCTGTTTGAGCGCTCCAGTCGAGGGCAGCTGAAACGCCTCACTCTGTCACTTTGACGTCCCCCAGACACAGACAAGCTGCAGCGCCGGGCGAGCCTCGGCTGATCCGCCAAGGAGTTCAGCGACGTATTTGAGCCTGTTGCCGTGGAAACAGGCTGCGGAGGAAACAGCTGGGTCCAATGTGGATGAGGCCGAGAATGCGGCGCCCCCTGTTGATTACCTGTCTCTGTGCTCAtgtcctcctggctctgatgaAGAGGCGGGGGGTCAGTCGCCGCTGCATCCATCTCAACACAATGACTGTTGCTACTGCTGCTATGTCCTTCCTCCTTAATGTTCTCGGCTGCAGCCTCAATAATAACCTCTTCCTCCGAGCGCCCCTCTGCCTCCTCCACCTCACAGTTATTGAGTTTGATCACTGGTAGCGTGAAAGCATTCACAGAGGACGTGACGATAGAGGTGGTCTCCCACTGCCGAGGCTGCGGGGCCTGCTCGCTACTATTGCTGTAGTCTTTGTAGATGCTGTAGACGGTGTCCGTAAAGCTCTGCACATCTCTGGAAAAACTCTGCGGCCTGCTGGCTAGTGAGGAGCGTCTAAGCATCTCGTTGGTGTCCAACTCCCCCTTCAACTGGAGTCCGGTGGAAGGCCAGGAGCTGCGTGTGAGTGCCCCACTCGCCGGGAATGACGCAGACGGACCCTCGGCGCTTCTGGATTGAGTGTAGTTCACCAAACCGTTCAGAGGCGAGTACTCCTTCGAGCGTATGTTATGCAGATCAATTACTGTGGAGTAGATATCTCTCAGGTTAATGATTTTGGTTTTCTTGTCTCGGTTTTCATGGAGGACAGCATTGGCACAGATGAAGAGGAAAATACCGATTCCCATTACCAGCGGTCCGAAGACTTTCAGGTTGTCTGAGTAAAGGTAATTATCCAGGAAGTCACAGAGGATGCCACAGTGAGGAGAGGGGTCGGGGTTGCTGCTGTTGGAATGGCTCTGGTTTGACACGTTGGTCTGCCTTGAGGAATGCTTGACATGTGTTGAGTTAGATGGTGTGGTTCTGGAGTAGCTCATCTTGTGGAAGGCACCATTTCTGCGGCGCTCCTGGTACTCCTGCTGACTCTGACTGGGCCAGTAACCCAGAACGGCCATGGAGATCCCAACCATGAGGATTACAACGCCAACGGCAGCCACCAAACCAGCCGGCGAGCAGAGATTGAGCTTTCCTTTCACCACCACCACatcgttcttcttcttcttcttggattTCCGTTTCCGCTTATTTTCAGCTCGGTTTTTGGAGCGGAGGGAATCCTGCCGCCTGTTCATACGCAGCAGCCCACCGGTGGCAATCATGGTGGCGACTGGACAGTAGCCTCGTCACTCAGTCTATGAGGACACAAAACAGAACAGTCAGCTAATATCTGAGAGAGTAAATCATTTTATAGACTCCAAAAAAGgtacatttcaacatttttagttGTTTGCCTCTAAAAATTTAGAGACCCGTTTGTCATGACAGTAAAATACAAGATAGATAATCCTCCATCTAATACCCAAGCTACTATTGTGACCAACATAAATGTACCactcccagtcagaaacaaccaatcagagccatgAGGAAGTGCTGTCAGTCATTCTCATGTACTTGCTGCTTAACATATGGTTCCAAGAAACTTTGCCAccattggtggctatgctaactagcctgagcattcatgacACGTTCTACTGTTGGGAAGACATAGTAGCCTAACAGAGAGCAAGAGAAGGTTGTGAGCatgattggcagcactaagaccctcctcctggctctaattggttgtttttgaccaagacgtgtatttttgcagtttgtacttggagcactgggagaagacagatgagctccatccttccatccatccatccatccatgttttccagtttttgatATTAGCCATAAGGACGGCTACTTGGGGAGGGGGATCTGAAAATTTCAggtaatttattgcattttgatAGGAGAAAGGAGTATAAGTATAACTTTTTTATAGTCCAAGTAAGGAAATTTGCCTTGCAGCTatagcaaaaacataaaaatatacaatcacaaacaaaattacTTCCTGTCTGAAACTATGGAAATCTAAAAGGTTGGCGGAGTCACAAATTCAAACCAAACAGAACAT
The Poecilia reticulata strain Guanapo linkage group LG17, Guppy_female_1.0+MT, whole genome shotgun sequence DNA segment above includes these coding regions:
- the LOC103479736 gene encoding transmembrane protein 200A, yielding MIATGGLLRMNRRQDSLRSKNRAENKRKRKSKKKKKNDVVVVKGKLNLCSPAGLVAAVGVVILMVGISMAVLGYWPSQSQQEYQERRRNGAFHKMSYSRTTPSNSTHVKHSSRQTNVSNQSHSNSSNPDPSPHCGILCDFLDNYLYSDNLKVFGPLVMGIGIFLFICANAVLHENRDKKTKIINLRDIYSTVIDLHNIRSKEYSPLNGLVNYTQSRSAEGPSASFPASGALTRSSWPSTGLQLKGELDTNEMLRRSSLASRPQSFSRDVQSFTDTVYSIYKDYSNSSEQAPQPRQWETTSIVTSSVNAFTLPVIKLNNCEVEEAEGRSEEEVIIEAAAENIKEEGHSSSSNSHCVEMDAAATDPPPLHQSQEDMSTETGNQQGAPHSRPHPHWTQLFPPQPVSTATGSNTSLNSLADQPRLARRCSLSVSGGRQSDRVRRFSCPRLERSNSKGYIKLTDLGGESFDASDTHTSSSADRAAEIDATPAREEGAQGGDDSVTPSTSATEP